A window of Mucilaginibacter paludis DSM 18603 contains these coding sequences:
- a CDS encoding START domain-containing protein translates to MKKIGVSVLLLISQIICYAQEKWTLRKDENGIAVYSRMLGSEKYKEIRVVCEFDAPAEKLVKVLQNVKDHKNWVYKTIRSYQISRKNKDTLYYYSEIALPWPASNRDATVQLAVATDSLGTFTITVKSMPNLTPAKPNLVRVPYSVGTYKVNSLPGNRIRVDYTLSVDPGGSIPAWLVNYTATVAPYYTFVKLKALVEK, encoded by the coding sequence ATGAAAAAAATTGGGGTTTCGGTTCTTTTACTCATATCACAGATTATTTGCTATGCCCAGGAAAAATGGACCTTAAGAAAAGATGAGAACGGTATAGCGGTTTATAGCAGGATGCTGGGCAGCGAAAAATACAAGGAAATCAGGGTGGTATGCGAATTTGATGCCCCAGCCGAAAAGCTGGTTAAAGTATTGCAGAACGTAAAAGATCATAAAAACTGGGTGTATAAAACCATAAGATCGTACCAGATCAGCCGGAAGAATAAGGATACACTTTATTATTATTCGGAAATAGCGCTTCCCTGGCCGGCAAGTAACCGGGATGCAACCGTTCAATTGGCGGTTGCTACTGATAGCCTGGGCACCTTTACTATAACCGTAAAGAGTATGCCGAACTTGACACCCGCTAAACCGAATTTGGTGAGGGTGCCTTACTCCGTAGGTACCTATAAGGTAAATAGCTTGCCCGGCAACCGCATCAGGGTTGATTATACCTTAAGTGTTGATCCGGGTGGTTCCATCCCGGCATGGCTGGTTAACTATACAGCAACTGTGGCTCCGTATTATACCTTTGTCAAATTAAAAGCTCTGGTAGAAAAGTGA
- a CDS encoding hydroxymethylglutaryl-CoA reductase: MASSSDKSIRALKSLNALKNVDTLIDNIKNKPLPTEKGDSLPGELSVTGEGIKKRLEFLSGKTGYQFKYLTGNESFTQFQHLEGNIENYIGMAMVPTGLIGPVRVTGSAANGDFYVPLSTTEGALIASYHRGAKACYLAGGATSVCLVEGVQRSPLFKFANLGELGTFLIWLFGQLEMFSQITEKTSRFGKLMDMKPNIEGNHLILTFEYHTGDAAGQNMVTICTDAICKYIVEHAPVKPQFWFIESNYSGDKKATALSFSNVRGKKVTTEIILPQQIVIDILRTMPQAMADYWQSSTVGAIQSGSIGAQGHYANGLTALFLATGQDVACIAEAAVGITRMELTANGDLYASVTLPNLIVGTVGIAVNLSSCTYILLIFSNLIFRRGLPAWANLCIFTLIFFVF; encoded by the coding sequence ATGGCATCGTCGAGTGATAAATCCATCAGGGCATTAAAATCCTTAAATGCTTTAAAAAATGTGGATACCTTGATAGACAATATCAAGAACAAGCCTCTGCCTACAGAAAAAGGCGATAGCCTTCCCGGCGAATTATCCGTTACCGGCGAGGGTATCAAAAAGCGGCTTGAATTTTTATCAGGCAAAACAGGATATCAATTTAAATACCTCACAGGCAACGAATCCTTTACCCAATTCCAGCATTTAGAAGGTAATATCGAAAATTATATAGGTATGGCTATGGTGCCCACCGGCCTCATAGGCCCGGTAAGGGTTACTGGATCGGCCGCCAACGGCGATTTTTATGTGCCGCTGTCTACAACCGAAGGCGCGCTTATCGCGTCCTATCACAGGGGAGCAAAAGCTTGTTACCTGGCTGGTGGGGCCACCTCTGTTTGTTTAGTAGAAGGTGTGCAACGGTCGCCCTTGTTTAAGTTTGCCAATTTAGGCGAGTTGGGTACTTTTTTAATTTGGCTGTTCGGGCAACTGGAGATGTTTAGCCAAATAACCGAAAAAACCAGCCGGTTTGGCAAGCTAATGGATATGAAGCCCAATATTGAGGGCAATCACCTGATACTCACTTTTGAGTACCACACCGGCGACGCGGCAGGGCAAAATATGGTTACCATTTGTACCGACGCGATATGTAAATATATTGTTGAGCATGCACCGGTAAAACCACAATTTTGGTTTATTGAAAGTAATTACTCGGGCGATAAAAAAGCTACGGCATTATCTTTTAGCAATGTTCGTGGAAAAAAAGTAACTACCGAGATCATTTTACCACAGCAAATAGTGATCGATATATTACGGACAATGCCCCAGGCGATGGCCGATTATTGGCAATCTTCAACCGTGGGTGCCATCCAGAGCGGATCTATCGGGGCGCAGGGGCATTATGCCAACGGGCTTACGGCTTTGTTTCTGGCAACCGGCCAGGATGTGGCCTGCATTGCCGAAGCTGCCGTAGGCATAACACGCATGGAACTGACCGCCAACGGCGACTTGTATGCCAGCGTAACGCTGCCTAACTTAATTGTAGGTACTGTGGGCATAGCCGTCAATTTAAGTAGCTGTACTTATATATTGTTGATTTTCAGTAATTTAATTTTTAGGCGCGGTTTGCCCGCATGGGCAAACCTATGTATTTTTACTCTCATATTTTTCGTTTTTTAA
- a CDS encoding IS4 family transposase, whose translation MSSELFEPTVLDGLARKTEAIQRKRKVGGKELLDMALFDGDQSFNGMSMQLMRRDGLDISKQALHQRHHSNMTKFVQAVFEQLIAVELPQEQTQGLEIRIKDSTRFALPEVIAETFPGTKGSGMKAGASVQFEFEIKSGKSDIKVTPANANDQGESHLDKASIQPGVLYMRDLGYTHLSYMNNINKVKAFFINKLCPKTTIYLLKDDQYQKLELSKLQGITGVFDQQVYIGADKMPVRIIIEPVSEELKARRIANTEKYNKKKGSTTSKGFKERAGFNFIVTNLVSEKYSAELIQKLYHLRWQIELVFKAWKSFLKIHTFPKGSSDRITSILYSKLIWAVLSWKICMAIGKIGQISVLKVHRLIASTKEELRAQLLGICSKWLALLEKLNLKHLSKEHRKHRLKIEEIVISI comes from the coding sequence ATGAGTTCGGAACTATTTGAACCAACGGTGTTAGATGGCCTGGCCCGTAAAACAGAGGCTATACAACGCAAACGAAAAGTGGGAGGCAAGGAACTATTGGATATGGCGTTATTTGATGGAGATCAATCGTTTAACGGCATGAGTATGCAGTTAATGCGGAGGGATGGGCTTGATATTTCGAAGCAGGCATTGCATCAAAGACATCACAGCAATATGACAAAATTTGTACAAGCCGTTTTTGAGCAATTAATAGCAGTTGAGTTACCGCAAGAACAAACACAAGGGTTGGAGATCCGTATCAAAGATTCCACCCGTTTCGCGTTGCCGGAAGTTATTGCAGAGACATTCCCCGGAACAAAAGGAAGTGGGATGAAAGCGGGAGCATCTGTACAATTTGAATTTGAAATCAAAAGTGGTAAAAGCGATATCAAAGTAACTCCGGCCAACGCAAATGACCAGGGTGAGAGTCATCTGGACAAGGCATCAATTCAGCCGGGGGTATTATATATGAGAGATCTGGGTTACACTCACTTGAGTTATATGAACAATATTAACAAAGTCAAAGCTTTCTTTATTAATAAATTATGTCCGAAAACAACGATTTACCTATTAAAGGACGACCAATACCAAAAGTTAGAGTTGTCGAAACTACAAGGCATAACCGGCGTATTTGATCAACAGGTATATATCGGAGCTGATAAAATGCCGGTAAGGATAATAATAGAACCGGTAAGTGAAGAGCTCAAGGCAAGGCGGATAGCCAATACTGAAAAGTACAATAAGAAGAAAGGCAGTACCACCAGTAAGGGATTCAAAGAGCGGGCAGGGTTTAACTTTATTGTTACCAACCTGGTGAGCGAAAAATATAGCGCTGAATTGATCCAAAAGTTATATCACCTGCGATGGCAGATAGAATTGGTTTTTAAAGCATGGAAGTCGTTTTTAAAGATACACACGTTCCCCAAAGGAAGTTCGGATCGTATAACCAGTATATTATACAGTAAGTTGATCTGGGCAGTTTTGAGTTGGAAAATATGCATGGCTATCGGTAAGATAGGTCAAATTAGTGTTTTAAAGGTGCATCGACTAATCGCTTCTACGAAAGAAGAATTGCGAGCGCAGCTTTTAGGGATATGCTCAAAGTGGTTAGCTCTGTTGGAGAAATTAAACTTAAAGCACCTTTCAAAAGAGCACAGAAAACATAGGTTAAAAATAGAAGAAATTGTAATAAGTATTTGA
- a CDS encoding UbiA prenyltransferase family protein, whose amino-acid sequence MRRAVVESPFSKPEENSASFFRRFYLYQKERFPFLGHGLLVACFSFSAIAYSRICRGAAGFVGTKIFLSGILITISLFLLVRIFDEFKDAEDDALYRGDLPVPRGLVSLRELGWVAVVIFVMQISVILYCYPQMLWLYLLVIAYLLLMGKEFFIASWLKKHQFWYVTSHMFIIPLVDMYASGLDWKLAGANPARGLLFFFAVSYMNGIVLEIGRKIRVPDMEAEGVLTYSGLLGANKAVLLWLCVLVVTLSLSIAASLFAGYGMIAFIVLGCVFILCSIPAFIFLSWKTPKMAKGIELASALWTMAMYLTLGGGPMISKLFFK is encoded by the coding sequence ATGAGAAGGGCTGTGGTGGAATCTCCATTCAGTAAACCCGAAGAAAACAGCGCTTCGTTTTTCCGCAGGTTTTATCTGTATCAAAAGGAAAGATTTCCCTTTCTGGGCCATGGCTTACTGGTGGCTTGCTTCAGCTTTTCGGCAATAGCTTATTCGCGCATCTGCAGGGGGGCGGCAGGCTTTGTCGGTACAAAAATATTCCTCAGCGGCATCCTGATCACGATAAGTCTTTTTTTGCTGGTACGTATCTTCGACGAATTTAAAGATGCCGAAGATGATGCCCTGTATCGCGGCGATTTGCCTGTACCGCGTGGCCTGGTGTCACTCCGCGAGTTGGGTTGGGTTGCAGTGGTGATCTTTGTGATGCAAATCAGCGTTATTCTGTATTGTTATCCTCAAATGCTATGGCTTTATTTATTGGTGATTGCCTATTTGCTGTTAATGGGCAAGGAGTTTTTTATCGCCTCCTGGCTAAAAAAGCATCAGTTTTGGTATGTCACTTCACACATGTTCATTATACCATTGGTTGATATGTATGCCAGCGGCCTGGACTGGAAGCTGGCGGGTGCTAATCCTGCCAGGGGATTACTCTTTTTCTTCGCGGTATCTTATATGAATGGTATTGTTTTGGAAATAGGCAGAAAAATCCGTGTTCCGGATATGGAGGCCGAAGGAGTGTTAACCTATTCGGGGCTGCTCGGTGCAAACAAAGCGGTGCTGCTTTGGCTGTGTGTGCTGGTAGTTACTTTATCATTAAGTATTGCCGCGAGCCTGTTTGCCGGGTATGGCATGATCGCTTTTATTGTTTTGGGCTGCGTGTTTATTTTATGTTCGATACCCGCTTTTATTTTTTTAAGCTGGAAAACCCCCAAAATGGCCAAAGGTATTGAACTCGCCTCGGCTTTATGGACGATGGCTATGTATTTAACCTTAGGCGGCGGACCCATGATCTCAAAACTCTTTTTTAAATGA
- a CDS encoding PEP/pyruvate-binding domain-containing protein, whose translation MMYPLIAKKESINNFRIGGKAANLFRLVELGIRVPQFVVLPCEVLTTILSPAGSNIDRQGTLSLLQQVEIPQSIVKDILSHFPGATYFAVRSSAMDEDGSDFSFAGQFESYLYVSADGLAEKIKSVWCSLFSDRATAYRENNKLPGGNGIAVIIQEMLNADVAGVAFGINPVNGDQHEKLINAVYGLGEGLVSGELNADLYSVTNGRITSQLAEKTHQVVPDLMRGSGIKQVEVAQEKQNIPALTDKHIFELAKVLDLLCVEYQAPQDIEFAVRDEQLYLLQARPVTGKHGQADSPEGYTVWDNSNIIESYPGVTTPLTFSFISQSYRGAYQLFCSYMGVSDKAIKKNERVFANTLGLINGRVYYNLKSWYHMLAMVPGYSINARFMESMMGVKERFDVPESYRLPKRKAFWQIIKMAARMYLRFLTLPQKRRAFLALLNTTIADYKKINFGEKSAYQLMHLYLAFESTLLNEWKAPLINDFFAMIGYGSLQKRCQKYAISKNPNIHNDLLCGSSDIISTQPIHRCVALATRIHDDAELKALFLSEGETGIWEKLCRDQREKYCTLKSEIDRYIEDFGERYIGELKLETISYTQDPAKFIRVLKAYVETEITIASTSGKIEEEIRRNAEQEIAIALKNKWYKQWKLKRNLKMARQLVSARENLRYERTRAFGMVREMFSAIGQRFFSDGIMDNPRDIFYLTKEEICAFIEGTSVTQNIRALIALRKKEFENYQTQQAPSERFSTVGTVYQANNFFDKTKIEKADGMLKGIGCCPGVVRARVRVITDPTQVSSLKGDILVTSSTDPGWVTLFPSASGIITERGSVLSHSAIVSREMGKPCIVSVNGLLRTLKTGDEIEMDGSTGIITRITGDN comes from the coding sequence ATGATGTATCCACTTATCGCCAAAAAAGAATCGATCAATAACTTTAGAATCGGTGGCAAAGCCGCTAATCTTTTCCGGCTTGTGGAGTTAGGGATACGGGTGCCTCAGTTTGTTGTGCTGCCTTGCGAAGTTTTAACAACGATTTTGTCGCCGGCCGGTTCAAATATTGATCGCCAGGGCACGCTATCTCTTTTGCAACAAGTTGAGATACCTCAAAGTATCGTCAAGGATATTCTTTCGCACTTTCCCGGCGCTACCTATTTCGCGGTGCGCTCATCGGCGATGGATGAGGATGGTTCGGATTTTTCGTTCGCCGGGCAGTTTGAGAGTTATTTGTATGTAAGCGCAGACGGGCTTGCCGAAAAGATTAAAAGTGTTTGGTGTTCGCTTTTTTCGGATAGGGCGACAGCCTACCGCGAAAATAATAAGCTGCCGGGTGGCAATGGCATAGCTGTGATTATCCAGGAAATGCTGAATGCCGACGTGGCGGGAGTGGCGTTTGGCATCAATCCTGTTAACGGCGATCAGCACGAGAAATTAATTAATGCTGTTTATGGTTTGGGGGAGGGCTTGGTTTCGGGTGAATTAAATGCCGACCTGTACTCCGTTACCAATGGCAGGATAACGAGCCAACTCGCCGAAAAAACACACCAGGTGGTGCCGGATCTGATGCGGGGAAGCGGTATAAAACAAGTTGAGGTAGCCCAGGAAAAGCAAAATATACCGGCGTTAACGGATAAACATATCTTCGAGCTGGCGAAAGTGCTGGATCTGCTCTGTGTTGAATACCAGGCTCCGCAAGACATTGAGTTCGCTGTAAGGGATGAACAATTGTATCTGTTACAAGCCAGGCCGGTTACTGGTAAGCATGGCCAGGCCGACTCGCCCGAGGGATATACCGTTTGGGATAACAGCAATATTATCGAGTCGTACCCCGGTGTCACCACGCCGCTCACTTTTTCGTTCATCAGCCAATCATATCGTGGGGCCTATCAATTGTTTTGCAGCTATATGGGGGTAAGCGATAAGGCCATCAAGAAGAACGAACGCGTTTTTGCCAATACCCTGGGCCTGATTAACGGAAGGGTTTATTATAACTTAAAAAGCTGGTACCACATGCTGGCTATGGTTCCGGGCTATAGCATTAATGCCCGTTTTATGGAAAGTATGATGGGCGTTAAAGAGCGATTTGATGTGCCCGAAAGTTACCGCCTCCCTAAAAGAAAAGCCTTTTGGCAGATCATCAAAATGGCCGCCCGGATGTATCTGCGATTTTTGACGCTGCCCCAAAAAAGAAGAGCGTTTTTAGCGCTTTTAAATACCACCATTGCCGATTATAAAAAGATCAACTTTGGGGAGAAAAGTGCCTACCAACTGATGCATCTCTATCTCGCCTTTGAAAGTACCTTGTTAAACGAGTGGAAGGCGCCGCTGATTAACGATTTTTTTGCCATGATAGGTTATGGGAGTTTGCAAAAGCGTTGCCAAAAATATGCTATCAGCAAAAATCCCAATATTCATAACGATCTGCTTTGTGGCAGCAGCGACATCATTTCTACCCAACCCATACACCGTTGTGTGGCGCTGGCCACGCGGATTCATGATGATGCTGAATTAAAAGCCTTATTTCTGTCGGAAGGTGAAACCGGTATTTGGGAAAAGCTATGCCGTGATCAACGGGAAAAATACTGTACGTTAAAAAGCGAAATCGACCGGTATATTGAGGATTTTGGCGAACGCTACATAGGTGAATTAAAGTTGGAAACCATATCCTACACGCAAGATCCGGCTAAATTTATCAGGGTATTAAAAGCCTATGTAGAAACAGAAATAACGATAGCGAGCACATCGGGTAAAATTGAAGAGGAGATCCGCAGAAACGCAGAACAAGAGATAGCCATAGCCCTTAAAAACAAGTGGTATAAGCAATGGAAGCTAAAACGTAACCTCAAAATGGCACGGCAACTGGTAAGCGCTCGCGAAAACCTGCGCTATGAACGTACCAGGGCCTTTGGCATGGTACGTGAAATGTTCTCGGCCATAGGACAGCGATTTTTTTCGGATGGAATTATGGATAATCCGCGCGATATATTTTATTTAACCAAAGAAGAAATTTGCGCGTTTATTGAGGGAACCTCGGTTACACAAAACATCAGGGCCTTGATTGCCTTGCGGAAAAAAGAATTTGAAAATTACCAAACACAACAGGCACCGTCAGAACGTTTTTCCACTGTGGGTACGGTATACCAGGCCAATAATTTTTTTGACAAAACTAAGATTGAGAAGGCAGATGGTATGCTCAAGGGGATAGGTTGCTGCCCGGGAGTGGTAAGGGCGCGGGTTAGAGTGATAACGGATCCAACCCAGGTATCGTCGCTGAAAGGCGATATTTTGGTTACCTCGAGTACCGACCCTGGTTGGGTTACACTCTTCCCCAGCGCTTCGGGTATTATTACAGAGCGGGGAAGTGTGCTAAGCCACTCGGCCATTGTATCGCGCGAGATGGGGAAGCCCTGCATTGTGAGCGTGAATGGCCTTTTAAGGACACTTAAAACGGGCGATGAAATTGAAATGGACGGAAGTACGGGCATAATCACAAGGATAACGGGCGATAAT